TTCCTTGCATCTCCAACAGCTCCTACCAGGATACCGGGGCCCTCAAAGCCCGCATCTCCTCCACCAAATACGTAGGGAATGGCAGTCTGGTTGGTCTCTGAATCGGTGACGATGGAATTCCATTTGGTCTTTTCTATGTCTTTAATTCTCCGGTTTGTATCAAGGAAGGAAAGATCAGAATACTGACCAATGGCAAGAATCAGATTATCCAGGGGAATCAATGTCTCTGAGCCCTCAAGGGGAACCGGTCTTCTCCTGCCACTCTCATCAGGTTCGCCTAATTCCATCCTCAAATATTCCAGATTGGTGAGTTTGCCATCTTCTTCTACTATTCTATGAGGCGCGGACAGAAGAACAAATTCGATTCCTTCGTCATGAGCTGCCTCTATCTCTTCCGGGTTTGCCGGCATCTCCTTTTCACTTCGTCGGTAAATTAAATAAACCTTCTCCGCACCCAGCCTGAGACTTGTCCGGACGCAATCCATTGCAGTATTTCCACCACCGATGACACCAACCTTGTTTCCTACCGGATTGGGAACACCTAATCCCTGTCTTTCCAGGAAGACAGTAGCACCTTCAACTCCTGCCACTTCTTCTTCCTTATCCAGACGGGCCGGACTGTATTTCCAGGCGCCTATTGCCATAAATACTGCCTCATAACCTGCTGCTACCAGCGATTCCAGGTCGAAATCCACGCCAAACTTCATGTTGACTCTTGCATCAATACCGAGATTAAGAATCCCTTGAATCTCCCAGTCAAGAATCTTTTTAGGAAGGCGATATTCAGGGATACCGTAGTAGAGCATTCCGCCTAATTTTGGTTGCATCTCAAATACTGTTACCGAATAGCCGAGCCTTCTCAGATAATAAGCGCAGGTGAGTCCACCGGGGCCGCCTCCGATAATAGCTATCTTGCGCCCGTTGTCCGGAGCTACCGAAATGGGCAAGTGTTTACCTGAATTCATTTCATAGTCGGCTACAAAGCGCTTCAACTGGTTGATAGATACCGGGTCGTCACCTAATGCCCTTCGACACACTTCTTCACATGGGTGAGGACAAACCCGGCCACAGGTAAGGAGAAATGGATTTTTCTCCTTTATAGTAAGTACTGCTTCTTCATATCTTCCATTTTTTATATGATCAATATATCTGGGAATATCAATCTCGGCAGGGCATGTCTGCTGACAGGGTGCCAGGCGATCATCAAACATATTGAAGTGAAAAGACTTATCAGTAGAATTCTGTACCTTCATTGCACCGGTGGGACAAACCTTTTCACAGTTGCCGCAACCGGTACAAAGCTCCAGATCGACTATGGGGAGACCATTTTCTCCCATGGTAAGTGCACCGAACGGGCAATTCCTTACACAGGTTCCCATGCCCAGGCACGCTACCTCACACTTTTTATCACCTTTATATAGAAGAGCCAATGCCCGGCAATCATGAATTCCAAGATAATTAAATTTCGTTTCTGCCCGGGCGCCGCCATTGCAGGTCTGAAAGGCCAATTTTGGCTCTACTGCCGCAACTTTCATTCCCATAACCTCTGCTACAGTCTGTGTTACGCCAGGACCTCCCGCGACACAACCAGCAGGGGAGGATTCACCTGCAACGATTGCTCCAGCGAAAGCGCTACATCCGGCATACCCGCATCCTCCGCAATTTGCGCCTGGAAGCACACCTTCCACCTCTGCAATTCTCGGATCCTCATATACATAAAATACTATGGCGGCAGCACCTAACATACCTGCTAAAATGGCACCTAAAATCGACAAAAAAATGAAAGCATCTACCATGATCAATTTCCTTCCGTCAAAATCATTTGGGATAAGACCCCACAGATTAACTTATATAATTGCTCCTTGCTTCACCTGTCTCAAGATGGCCGAGAACAGGTTTTCATGAAATACT
This region of Syntrophales bacterium genomic DNA includes:
- a CDS encoding FAD-dependent oxidoreductase, with the protein product MVDAFIFLSILGAILAGMLGAAAIVFYVYEDPRIAEVEGVLPGANCGGCGYAGCSAFAGAIVAGESSPAGCVAGGPGVTQTVAEVMGMKVAAVEPKLAFQTCNGGARAETKFNYLGIHDCRALALLYKGDKKCEVACLGMGTCVRNCPFGALTMGENGLPIVDLELCTGCGNCEKVCPTGAMKVQNSTDKSFHFNMFDDRLAPCQQTCPAEIDIPRYIDHIKNGRYEEAVLTIKEKNPFLLTCGRVCPHPCEEVCRRALGDDPVSINQLKRFVADYEMNSGKHLPISVAPDNGRKIAIIGGGPGGLTCAYYLRRLGYSVTVFEMQPKLGGMLYYGIPEYRLPKKILDWEIQGILNLGIDARVNMKFGVDFDLESLVAAGYEAVFMAIGAWKYSPARLDKEEEVAGVEGATVFLERQGLGVPNPVGNKVGVIGGGNTAMDCVRTSLRLGAEKVYLIYRRSEKEMPANPEEIEAAHDEGIEFVLLSAPHRIVEEDGKLTNLEYLRMELGEPDESGRRRPVPLEGSETLIPLDNLILAIGQYSDLSFLDTNRRIKDIEKTKWNSIVTDSETNQTAIPYVFGGGDAGFEGPGILVGAVGDARKAARAIHLYLTGEDMDFPDGRLKLKDTIPGTIFDSISGIEKKGRIKLSQIDPKTRIHTVEEVDLTITEEEALKEANRCMNCCLTCYDKDIKEAS